Proteins encoded together in one Variovorax paradoxus EPS window:
- a CDS encoding GFA family protein translates to MTSPGTTTVRSLAGKCLCGAVHYTVADEFTYALNCHCADCRRATGSAFKPFAGIERHKLAITQGADTLLIHGEEDAGDIHCGKCGSFLYSVVRDGMFVHVTLGTLVDDPSIRPSAHIFVGSKAPWFAINDDLPQHQGHAGAD, encoded by the coding sequence GTGACAAGCCCCGGGACAACCACCGTCCGCAGCCTCGCCGGCAAGTGCCTGTGCGGGGCCGTCCACTACACGGTGGCCGACGAATTCACCTACGCCCTGAATTGCCACTGCGCGGACTGCCGGCGCGCGACGGGCTCGGCCTTCAAGCCCTTTGCCGGCATCGAGCGGCACAAGCTGGCGATCACGCAGGGCGCCGACACGCTGCTGATCCACGGCGAAGAAGACGCCGGCGACATCCACTGCGGCAAGTGCGGCTCGTTCCTGTATTCGGTGGTGCGCGATGGCATGTTCGTGCACGTCACCCTGGGCACGCTGGTCGACGATCCGTCCATCCGACCCAGCGCACACATCTTCGTCGGCTCGAAGGCCCCCTGGTTCGCCATCAACGACGACCTGCCGCAGCACCAAGGGCACGCGGGCGCCGACTGA
- a CDS encoding YebC/PmpR family DNA-binding transcriptional regulator, whose translation MGAQWKAKHKDLAANAKGRLFGKLAKEIMMAARNGADPASNSRLRLVVEQARKVSMPKDTLDRAIKKGAGLTGEAVHFEHVIYEGFAPHRVPVMVECLTDNVNRTAPEMRVLFRKGQLGTSGSVSWDFDHVGMIEAEPANATADAEVAAIEAGAQDFEPAGESNATVFLTDPTDLDLVSRALPAQGFTVLSAKLGYKPKNPVDPASLSAADLEEVEVFLAAIDANDDVQNVYVGLAG comes from the coding sequence ATGGGCGCACAGTGGAAAGCAAAGCACAAGGACCTGGCCGCCAATGCCAAGGGCCGCCTCTTCGGAAAGCTGGCCAAGGAAATCATGATGGCCGCGCGCAACGGCGCCGACCCGGCCTCCAATTCGCGCCTGCGGCTGGTGGTGGAGCAGGCCCGCAAGGTCTCGATGCCCAAGGACACGCTGGATCGGGCCATCAAGAAGGGCGCGGGCCTCACGGGCGAGGCGGTGCATTTCGAGCATGTGATCTACGAGGGCTTCGCGCCGCACCGCGTGCCGGTGATGGTCGAGTGCCTGACCGACAACGTGAACCGCACCGCACCTGAAATGCGCGTGCTGTTCCGCAAGGGCCAACTGGGCACCTCGGGCTCGGTGTCGTGGGATTTCGATCACGTCGGCATGATCGAAGCCGAGCCCGCGAACGCCACGGCCGATGCCGAGGTCGCCGCCATCGAAGCCGGCGCGCAGGACTTCGAGCCGGCCGGCGAAAGCAACGCCACGGTGTTCCTCACCGACCCGACCGACCTGGACCTCGTGAGCCGCGCGCTGCCGGCGCAGGGCTTCACGGTGCTCTCGGCCAAGCTGGGCTACAAGCCGAAGAACCCGGTCGATCCGGCGAGCCTGAGCGCCGCGGATCTGGAAGAAGTCGAAGTCTTCCTGGCAGCCATCGACGCGAACGACGATGTGCAGAACGTGTACGTGGGCCTGGCGGGCTGA
- a CDS encoding isocitrate lyase/PEP mutase family protein — translation MPSIETRQQQTETFHRLHAGADPLVLVNAWDAVSARIVERAGAKAIATTSAGIAWALGYPDGERVPVDELLAATARICRVSRVPVTVDIERGFGDSTETVCEVVRAFIDMGVAGINIEDGTLPGTRELAPPEILCERVAALRKLDVRLFINARTDTYFVANDDPAARYADTLRRARLYAAAGADGIFVPGMSKLEEIASLAAAVPLPVNVYAGHTQAPPVAVLAGAGARRISLGCGPLQAALGLLGRIAAEAFDGSDAGFRAMSAGMLSAGEINALFSGTS, via the coding sequence ATGCCCTCCATCGAAACAAGACAACAGCAAACGGAAACTTTCCATCGACTCCACGCCGGCGCCGATCCTTTGGTGCTCGTGAACGCATGGGACGCGGTCAGCGCGCGGATCGTCGAGCGCGCCGGGGCGAAAGCCATCGCCACCACCAGCGCGGGCATCGCCTGGGCGCTCGGCTACCCGGACGGCGAGCGCGTGCCCGTCGATGAACTGCTCGCCGCCACCGCGCGGATCTGCCGCGTGAGCCGCGTGCCGGTCACGGTCGACATCGAACGCGGCTTCGGCGACAGCACCGAGACCGTATGCGAGGTGGTGCGCGCGTTCATCGACATGGGCGTGGCCGGCATCAACATCGAAGACGGGACGCTGCCCGGCACGCGGGAACTCGCGCCGCCGGAAATCCTTTGTGAGCGCGTCGCTGCGCTGCGCAAGCTGGATGTGCGCCTCTTCATCAACGCCCGCACCGACACCTACTTCGTCGCCAACGACGACCCCGCCGCGCGCTACGCAGACACGCTGCGGCGCGCCCGGCTCTACGCAGCGGCCGGCGCCGACGGCATCTTCGTGCCGGGCATGTCGAAGCTGGAGGAAATCGCGAGCCTTGCTGCTGCGGTGCCTTTGCCGGTGAACGTCTACGCCGGCCACACCCAGGCACCGCCGGTCGCGGTGCTCGCCGGCGCTGGCGCGAGGCGCATCAGCCTGGGCTGCGGCCCGCTGCAGGCGGCGCTCGGGTTGCTCGGACGCATCGCCGCCGAGGCCTTCGACGGCAGCGACGCCGGCTTTCGCGCGATGAGCGCCGGGATGCTGTCCGCAGGCGAGATCAACGCCCTTTTTTCCGGCACGTCCTGA
- a CDS encoding energy-coupling factor ABC transporter ATP-binding protein: MPQPTPTDPLVPYSIRLESVTLVRGEQRVFDELTLSLDEARIGLVGDNGAGKSSLFRLISGLDQPQQGRVVVHGCDTQGTQADRRQLSQHVGLMFQNPDDQIIFPTVAEELAFSLTARGETRQAARERAREFLAERGLAAWAGRAIGELSQGQRQQVCLLALQIGQPATLLLDEPFASLDLLSQARLAAQLEATGQQIVVSTHLLEHVYDFERVLWLEQGRVRADGPGREVCEAYAENVRQRAEAERGPRHA; this comes from the coding sequence TTGCCGCAGCCGACCCCTACCGACCCCCTCGTCCCGTACAGCATCCGCCTCGAATCGGTCACGCTGGTTCGCGGCGAACAGCGCGTTTTCGACGAGCTGACGCTCAGCCTCGACGAAGCGCGCATCGGCCTCGTCGGCGACAACGGCGCGGGCAAGAGCAGCCTGTTTCGCCTCATCAGCGGGCTCGACCAGCCGCAGCAAGGGCGCGTCGTGGTGCATGGCTGCGACACGCAGGGGACGCAGGCCGACCGCCGCCAGCTCTCGCAGCACGTGGGGCTGATGTTCCAGAACCCCGACGACCAGATCATCTTTCCCACCGTGGCCGAGGAGCTCGCGTTCAGCCTCACGGCGCGCGGCGAAACGCGGCAGGCGGCGCGCGAGCGGGCGCGCGAATTCCTGGCCGAACGCGGGCTCGCGGCGTGGGCCGGGCGCGCGATCGGCGAACTGAGCCAGGGGCAGCGGCAGCAGGTGTGCCTGCTGGCGCTGCAGATCGGCCAACCCGCCACGCTGCTGCTCGACGAGCCCTTTGCAAGCCTCGACCTCTTGAGCCAGGCGCGGCTCGCGGCGCAGCTCGAAGCGACGGGCCAGCAGATCGTCGTCTCCACGCACCTGCTCGAACATGTGTACGACTTCGAGCGCGTGCTGTGGCTCGAACAAGGCCGGGTGCGTGCCGATGGCCCGGGGCGCGAAGTCTGCGAGGCCTATGCCGAGAACGTGCGCCAGCGCGCCGAGGCCGAGCGGGGCCCACGCCATGCGTAG
- a CDS encoding energy-coupling factor transporter transmembrane component T family protein, which produces MRSLYSSHPTWTHALPAWVKLAVLSVCGTLLVLVERPVHLGIACVVVLLLFASLGRTAWLRVRMLAGIAIGCALIVGFHWFLGTTVLGVASALRLASAAVLALMLTLTTRFEDLLAVLETVMRPLQRFGVPTERIALGIGLMLRFAENFYVQWQRLDDAYRARAGHGGGLRLLAPLTIRTLQTAERVADALAARLGR; this is translated from the coding sequence ATGCGTAGCCTCTACTCGTCGCATCCGACCTGGACGCATGCGCTGCCGGCGTGGGTCAAGCTCGCGGTGCTTTCGGTGTGCGGCACGCTGCTGGTGCTGGTCGAGCGGCCGGTTCACCTGGGCATCGCCTGCGTCGTCGTGTTGCTGCTCTTCGCATCGCTCGGCCGCACGGCGTGGCTGCGCGTGCGGATGCTGGCGGGCATCGCGATCGGCTGCGCGCTGATCGTCGGCTTTCACTGGTTCCTGGGCACGACTGTGCTCGGCGTGGCGAGCGCGCTGCGGCTCGCGAGCGCGGCCGTGCTCGCGCTGATGCTGACGCTCACCACGCGCTTCGAAGACCTGCTGGCCGTGCTCGAAACCGTGATGCGGCCGCTGCAGCGTTTCGGCGTGCCGACCGAGCGGATCGCGCTCGGCATCGGCCTGATGCTGCGCTTTGCCGAGAACTTCTACGTGCAGTGGCAGCGCCTGGACGACGCCTACCGCGCCCGCGCCGGGCATGGCGGCGGGCTGCGCCTCCTGGCGCCGCTGACCATCCGCACGCTGCAGACCGCCGAGCGGGTGGCCGATGCGCTGGCCGCGCGGCTGGGCCGATAG
- a CDS encoding biotin transporter BioY — protein MTTTGSITSSRSLSYIALFAALMAVFGLIPKVDLPFGVPITLQSLGVMLAGCLLGPRRGFFAIALFLLAVALGLPLLPGGRGGLAVFVAPAGGFLFGWMFGAFACGLLMRRMAGATGKGLLAAAFLSSVVGGIVVVYAFGIVGLSLIAHMSLTQAALAMLVFIPGDLIKCGICAMLVQTVMRGMPSWRLDRD, from the coding sequence ATGACCACCACCGGCTCCATCACCTCGTCCCGTTCGCTCTCGTACATCGCGCTGTTCGCCGCGCTGATGGCGGTGTTCGGCCTGATTCCCAAGGTCGACCTGCCGTTCGGCGTGCCGATCACGCTGCAGTCGCTGGGCGTGATGCTGGCCGGCTGCCTGCTCGGGCCTCGGCGCGGCTTCTTCGCGATTGCGCTGTTCCTGCTGGCGGTGGCGCTCGGGCTGCCGCTGCTGCCGGGCGGGCGCGGCGGGCTGGCGGTGTTCGTCGCGCCGGCCGGCGGCTTCCTGTTCGGCTGGATGTTCGGCGCCTTTGCTTGCGGGCTGCTGATGCGCCGCATGGCCGGCGCGACCGGCAAGGGGCTGCTGGCCGCGGCGTTCCTGTCGTCGGTGGTCGGCGGGATCGTCGTGGTCTATGCCTTCGGCATCGTCGGGCTCTCGCTGATCGCCCACATGTCGCTCACGCAGGCGGCGCTGGCGATGCTGGTGTTCATTCCCGGCGACCTCATCAAGTGCGGCATCTGCGCGATGCTCGTGCAGACGGTGATGCGCGGCATGCCGAGCTGGCGGCTCGACCGCGACTGA
- a CDS encoding DUF6314 family protein has translation METTPLPPLAWGMPDTVFDLLEGVWDLDRVIEGKATMAGTARFVRLDAGQLKYREEGRIQLPNGQAFDGHREYVFERSPKGFSVFFAEVPPRLFHDIAIVREGDELVGSAGHLCVADQYDSVYRFRADGSFVIEHLVKGPRKDYLSRTVFKRRGL, from the coding sequence ATGGAAACGACGCCTCTCCCGCCCCTCGCCTGGGGCATGCCGGACACGGTCTTCGACCTGTTGGAAGGCGTCTGGGACCTGGACCGCGTCATCGAGGGCAAGGCCACGATGGCCGGAACCGCCCGGTTCGTGCGGCTCGACGCCGGCCAGCTGAAATACCGCGAAGAGGGCCGGATCCAACTGCCTAACGGGCAGGCGTTCGATGGGCACCGTGAGTACGTCTTCGAACGCAGTCCTAAAGGGTTCTCGGTCTTCTTTGCCGAAGTCCCGCCGCGGCTCTTTCATGACATCGCCATCGTGCGCGAAGGCGACGAACTCGTCGGATCGGCCGGCCACCTCTGCGTTGCCGACCAGTACGACAGCGTCTACCGGTTCCGCGCGGATGGCTCATTCGTCATCGAGCACCTGGTGAAGGGCCCGCGCAAGGACTACCTCTCGCGCACCGTCTTCAAGCGGCGCGGGCTGTAG
- a CDS encoding DUF6891 domain-containing protein, which yields MALTLAPEDTRGRIHDLVWCGFYPDADVEWMITDEYLDPDELTSEDRAWVKAEVASICAAKHAAEAQWPAETEYDRLEAVFAQLRSEKIIALHRAGNTLSDGHDDVREHWRAAGRLGSGIRGCCFYHSQDLDTAVRTGRLHLAFSGGMIPEIEQREANTVVIGHRIIELLRAAGFQANWSGNINERIEADLGQWRKRGPSV from the coding sequence ATGGCTCTAACTCTTGCCCCTGAAGATACGCGCGGACGCATTCACGACCTTGTGTGGTGCGGCTTCTATCCCGATGCCGATGTCGAGTGGATGATCACCGACGAGTATCTGGACCCCGACGAGCTCACGAGCGAAGACAGGGCCTGGGTCAAGGCCGAGGTGGCCAGCATCTGCGCCGCCAAGCACGCAGCCGAGGCCCAGTGGCCGGCAGAGACCGAGTACGACCGGCTCGAAGCCGTGTTCGCCCAGCTGCGCAGCGAGAAGATCATTGCCCTGCACCGCGCCGGCAACACCCTCTCCGACGGCCACGACGACGTGCGCGAGCACTGGCGCGCGGCCGGGCGGCTGGGCTCGGGCATCCGGGGCTGCTGCTTCTATCACTCGCAGGACCTCGATACGGCGGTGCGCACCGGCCGGCTGCATCTGGCGTTCAGCGGCGGGATGATTCCCGAGATCGAGCAGCGCGAGGCCAACACCGTGGTGATCGGCCACCGCATCATCGAACTGCTGCGCGCGGCCGGCTTCCAGGCGAACTGGAGCGGCAACATCAACGAGCGCATCGAGGCCGACCTCGGCCAATGGCGCAAGCGAGGCCCGTCGGTGTGA